The genomic region TGTCGCTATTGCAATACTCAGTTATTAttgaaaaattgattgattttaataTTACAAGGTAGTGGATGTAAACATTAATTTTTCAATAGGAGGTCCATGCCAAATTAAAATGCATTCTTATAAAATGTGTCACTTAATACTAGTGTAAATGTGTCAATGGGTATATTTTTTCTTCCACACCTTATAATATTGAACGAACGGTGCCAATATATTAAGAGGAAGATGAGAGAATACCACTAGTGAATACTACTAGAGGTATCATTTATACCTTAGGTATGTGAATCCTTCTAAAGAATATTGCACCAAGGGAATCTCTTGAACTATCAAAGAGAAAAAAATTGCCATTTTTTTCTTACCTAACAACATCTCTTTTGTACATAAAGGTGGACATTAGGTCCCTCTATAATACTCTATATCATTTTTCCTTATATCTAGACTATATGATAGTGCtaattttaaataatttctttCTTGCGAAATGTGTAACTTGACTTACATGTAAagataattttgaattttgagattatattttttaggagtttaaaatataaaaaatgtgaaTTTATAGATCTgcatttttttctcattttcttatttaaaatgtatttttttcttAATCTTAAATTAATAGaaatatttatctataattttcaattaataataataaatatataaacatatatttttgcatacatatttaaaattattaatcattaaaaaatattaattatttattttaaaaacaatataaaaCACCTTTTTCACTTTTAAAAAATGTTTATCTAATTTTCTGAAACAcatcacaaaaaaaaattataaaaaaaaattaaatttatcattACATAAAGTAATAAAGTAATCCATACTGTATCTATttaatccaaaacaaaaaaaacatatacATTAAAAACATATACATTGAACAAATCATTACAatatattcaaaataaaaattaacCATTATACGACACTTATCACAAAAAtcatattatccaatttttttcCCAAATTATCATCATCATAATCACCTAATCTCTCATTCTCTTGATTTTCCTAAGATCGGATAACTGTTGAACTTCGGTTCAAACGACATGATCATCCGTTCCTCCCTGTAATAACTATTACACGGAGGAAGGCAATGCCAAAACCCTTCCTTTAGATTATATGCAAACACCGTTGCACTTTCACCTCCCCATTTACTGCTAAAGCACAGGTAATCTCCTACACAAACACAGATCTGATCCCCTTCCTTTAGAAATTGAGGCAATGGCATACTTGCAAACTCTTCCCACTTCCAAACCAActcatcttcctcatcctcatcctcaaacAGCTCCCAGATAACCATTCCAACAAACATCGGACAGTTAGCAAACATCGGCCTGTCAAGTATAATAGTTCTGCGAAGCGGCCGAATTGGTGTTGTGAACCCCACCACAAGAACGGAGTTACCATATGAAACCATAGACAAAATATGGACATCAGGTCCATCCATTTGATGAGGTAATGGAGCTACTGTAACAGGCTTGATGAAACCCTCATCTTTGATATTGTAACCTACAATAGTCCGAGGCGATATTCCCCTCCAGAAAATAACGCCATTGCACTCAACAATTTCACGACATAATATATTAGACACACTTTCCCCTTCGAACTGAAACTTAATCCTCCATGAGTCTTGAAAGTAGTGGTAAATCTGGAAGAAAAACAAATTAGAGTGGGACCACACTACTAAATAAGGCCCGTTGTTTCCTCGCTCTACAATATGGATAAATTTGTCAGTCAAATCTAACTTTATCTCTCTGTAAGATTTTATGAGGGGATTGCAAACAAATAATTGTGGAGTGGGCGTTTCTCGAAAAAGCAGTAACCCTTGCCCTGTGCCTGATAAATCTCTTATATTGTGGTGCCGAAGATTTGGGAGAAAATAGAGAGGGAGTGGAATCCATTTTTGTGCCGAAAAATGGTAGGCCATGCAGGACCAATTTCCATCTATTTTTTTATCACAGATAAGAAGCCATGGATTTTGGATGGGCAGTGATAGAAAACTATGTGAAGACAATATGGAATTCCATTCTTTACAAACTGCCCGAGAACTACAGATTGTTTCAAATGAAAGCTTTGCAAATACCATTTCCTTCATATCCCGACCCAACTTAGATATATCATGGTCGTCTCTGCCTCTTTCAAGTGCTGTAACAGATTTTAGCTCCATTTCGTTTAATTCTATCTCCATTTCGTTCAGCTCTTGAGCTTCCCAATTACTAATGGCTTGTATTCTTGGAATGTTGGATTAAGAGagtatatttttctctttgttggGTTATATTATTCTCACTCCTTTTTATAGGCATTTTGACATGGAGTACCTTGTTTAATTATCATATATTTTTTTGGGTTATGAGCAGCCGACATGgaggaaaaattaattaaaataaataagataaaaattAAGCTATATCTTAAATGTATGGAGCATCAggatctattcaaatttatttttttcttttgaaatcatATGTAACCAATTAAATTATTATAaagcatatttttattttattattgggtTACATTATCCttacttctttccagacatttgacATGAAGTACCTCACTTAATCATCTAACTTTTGGGTTAAGAACAGTCCATGtggaaagaaaaaatttaaaaaaaaaaaaaaaaagagtaaaatcAAGCTATGCCTATTTTTTATGTTAAGAACAGTCAACAtgaaagaaatataaatttaagtattttatacatcaaaatttatttaatattttttatttgaaaatcatatataatctattatatttattaataagttgTCTGCCCAAAttaatttttgcacttttaaatgCTATAATCAAACCGAGACCGAAAAAAGTAAAGCAATCCTAAGACAATCTTCATTTGCGCACAGTTTGTCATTACATATATATCATCAATCATCAACGCGAGTGGTTCATTAAACTATTTAGTTAGAATGTcattagtttattattttattgttctGATATTTATTGCTTACACTTGTTATCCAGGAGAGTATTGAACACATCACTTCGGAATTTGAAGTCTGAGCTGTTACAGATTCATGTGAAGACAGAGAAAACCCCTGCAAAACAAAAAGATTGAAGATTAGGCTGAAGAGAGGTCAATATATGCATTTCATTATGAATTAAAAGAATGCTTGGGAATATagtgatctgaattattttgtcaattcagaggacaataccTAAAGTAGAAttggtggtattgtaaacacataataaattatataaaaatttcatttcattgaaaatatttaaccatacaatttttggcaaattTTGTGAAAGAGAGTTTTATgtccttgaatctatccaatttgggcaaactctatgATAGAGATTTGTATGCCCGAGCCcatacaagctaggtaatcttgtGAAGCTGTATGCTGTGCACTCCATGAGAGCTGAATTGGCAAACTCGATAGACGAGATGTATGTCATAGTTTGACAAACTCATCCTAAGAGTTGTATTCTTGTAACTATTCTCCAACTCGttgcaattggattcgaattgggcttatttataagctttcaaataAGCTGAACAACCactacatttatgtcctcatccgaagtcgaaaagacaatccagtattgaaaggttattatatttatataaagacaaaaattaattaaagattaaatatttaatactttgacttatttctgatcattactcccttcttgaaAGACAATAGACCCCATTTCTCGatcatcaaccaaataaaattCTGGCATGCGACTGAATATTTTGTGATGAGGGCATCGTGTGGATGTTTTATCTTCCATTCGCTCTGAAGAGCTTTACCGTTGACATGAAGAGCTGTTACTTCCGTTTATTTTTTAGTGTTGACACTTTGAATTCCATAGGAAGTTATCCTTGTCCGTTGCTTTTGCTTTCATTCAAAACTTGTGGCCATCTCCTCCAACTATCTCCACAAACGAAAGATGAAATCCTACTGAAGGAAACTGACTATCTCGCTTGGATATTGGATAATGAATGCTGCCACAATGAATGCTAAAATAGAATCCAAAAGTAGTTCTATTGCTTTTGTGAATGTTGAAATAGAAACCAAACACTTCTGCTTTCTTGAAATTTCGTGTAGACATACAGTAAATACCCTCTTACACCTTCATTCGGCTCTTCCTTTCCTTCGTTGTGGCGCTCGCACTTCAACTTTCAAAAACAAGACATCATTGATTGGATTGCGGAGCAATTATGGCCAGCGCTGCTACAAGAGATTTGAACCCGCATTAAATGGAAATCTTCCAAAAAATGGTAGCGGAAAACAATCTGGTGGTGAGCTTTGCATAGTTTGTGAGCGGTTAAATCTTTACTCTCATCCATCTCATTTTTCTACGTGCCCATGGAATCTGCCATGGTCTAAAGTGATGCAGTGAGCGGGTAACTCGAAGGAAAGTGATTTATGGTGAGAACAGCATGAAGTAAGGGAAATGACTATGTGGAACAGAGGAAGGACATCCATGTCTTACCAACAAAATCTAAGAAGTGAAAAACTTTTGTAGATGCATCTAAAAGGATCCAAGAGGCTCTGACATCACTGATctaaattattttgtcaattcagaggacaataACCAAAGTAGAATTGGTGCTACTGTAAACACATTATAAATCATATAAAAATTTCATTTCtttgaaaatatgtaagaaccatacaacTTTTGGCAAACTCTCAGAAAGAGAGTTGTATTCCCTTGAATCTATCTGATTTAGGAAAACTCTATGAAAGAGTGTTGTATACCCAAGCCCATACAagttaggcaatcttgtgaaggaagcactacatttatgtcctcattggaaatcgaaaagacaatccagtattgaaaggttattacatttatatgaagaCAAAAATTATTTCATTGACAATAATGTTTTGTATTAGTTGGAATCATATTTGGCTTGGAACATAAATGGTAGGATCTGTGCAACAAGTTAGC from Cryptomeria japonica chromosome 3, Sugi_1.0, whole genome shotgun sequence harbors:
- the LOC131067192 gene encoding F-box/kelch-repeat protein At5g15710-like, whose product is MEIELNEMELKSVTALERGRDDHDISKLGRDMKEMVFAKLSFETICSSRAVCKEWNSILSSHSFLSLPIQNPWLLICDKKIDGNWSCMAYHFSAQKWIPLPLYFLPNLRHHNIRDLSGTGQGLLLFRETPTPQLFVCNPLIKSYREIKLDLTDKFIHIVERGNNGPYLVVWSHSNLFFFQIYHYFQDSWRIKFQFEGESVSNILCREIVECNGVIFWRGISPRTIVGYNIKDEGFIKPVTVAPLPHQMDGPDVHILSMVSYGNSVLVVGFTTPIRPLRRTIILDRPMFANCPMFVGMVIWELFEDEDEEDELVWKWEEFASMPLPQFLKEGDQICVCVGDYLCFSSKWGGESATVFAYNLKEGFWHCLPPCNSYYREERMIMSFEPKFNSYPILGKSRE